A window of Augochlora pura isolate Apur16 unplaced genomic scaffold, APUR_v2.2.1 APUR_unplaced_4110, whole genome shotgun sequence genomic DNA:
tacatactatattatcCTGTTCTACTCTATCCGATCTAACTTTTTCATGGATGTACATCGCTTTCATCCAGGAAAGCTATCACAGCTTTTAATACTTTCGTCTTCtttgtgttaattaaattaactattcTTTCTTCTGCTTCCTCGTATTCCTTTGGTATTTTGGCCCTTAGGTTGTCTCTGCTCCAATTGTGCATTGGGCACTGGAAAATCACGTGGTCCACAGACTCCTCTCCTCCCCCGCAGTCACACGCCGAGGAATCTATAATGTGTTTTCTGAAAAGagattcttttaataaattgtgatTCGCTCTAATTCTATTGAGTATACAAATTTCTCTTCTATTTAGTTTTGTGTTGTTAAAGAACCATGGCTTTTCCTTATgcttccttttctctttccatATGGTATGGAAATACAGACTTCCTTTATCTCTCCCTGTTGTTTCTAGTTTGTTGTACCATTCCTCTCTGgttttgttctttttaatgTTCACTATTTCCTGCATGCTTAATTCTTTGATGTTTGGTGTGTTGAGACTGGTTGCTTTTTTTGCCTCTTCATCTGCAATCTCATTTCCGAGTATTCCAGTGTGTGCAGC
This region includes:
- the LOC144477826 gene encoding uncharacterized protein LOC144477826, coding for MEESNRSELENNSTEILYNNTTIGTNRNKQVIILTDSLSVIQNIEKVQTSKNIGRWTNPWIIKIIETAEKISNSKIHIGWIAAHTGILGNEIADEEAKKATSLNTPNIKELSMQEIVNIKKNKTREEWYNKLETTGRDKGSLYFHTIWKEKRKHKEKPWFFNNTKLNRREICILNRIRANHNLLKESLFRKHIIDSSACDCGGGEESVDHVIFQCPMHNWSRDNLRAKIPKEYEEAEERIVNLINTKKTKVLKAVIAFLDESDVHP